One part of the Solanum dulcamara chromosome 8, daSolDulc1.2, whole genome shotgun sequence genome encodes these proteins:
- the LOC129901078 gene encoding protein yippee-like At3g08990 → MVVITYTYDQVREEDLIHCNVCKTQVGFVEDHLDIVQNGRTGVFKSVFNVKLLDSANYLRHVNGNTVADVYCVRCGMLLGLKLITVPRPSLEISEGRFLMNLDKLVYWNGYPMIYQEQDGSATDIDQALHELGEGAVVRLVPSEQNGRANVGPAPMDQDGGVVDQLADGLGNLDLNLRM, encoded by the exons ATGGTGGTAATTACTTATACATATGATCAAGTTCGCGAAGAGGATTTAATCCATTGTAATGTCTGCAAAACCCAAGTTGGATTTGTCGAGGATCACCTTGATATC GTGCAAAATGGTAGAACAGGGGTCTTTAAGAGTGT GTTTAATGTGAAGCTGCTAGACAGCGCGAATTATCTTCGCCATGTAAATGGCAATACTGTTGCTGATGTTTACTGTGTCCGATGCGGAATGCTGCTTGGGTTGAAACTT ATTACTGTGCCCCGACCATCCCTGGAAATTAGTGAAGGAAGATTCTTGATGAATTT AGACAAGCTTGTTTATTGGAATGGTTATCCCATGATCTATCAAGAACAGGATGGAAGTGCTACTGATATTGACCAGGCTCTTCATGAACTAGGTGAAGGAGCTGTTGTTCGATTGGTTCCTAGTGAACAAAATGGACGAGCCAATGTTGGACCTGCCCCTATGGATCAAGATGGAGGCGTCGTTGATCAACTTGCTGATGGACTGGGCAATCTTGATCTGAATCTACGGATGTGA
- the LOC129898784 gene encoding histone H4, with protein sequence MSGRGKGGKGLGKGGAKRHRKVLRDNIQGITKPAIRRLARRGGVKRISGLIYEETRGVLKIFLENVIRDSVTYTEHARRKTVTAMDVVYALKRQGRTLYGFGG encoded by the coding sequence ATGTCTGGACGTGGAAAGGGAGGCAAGGGATTGGGAAAGGGAGGAGCCAAGAGGCACAGGAAGGTTCTACGAGACAACATCCAGGGAATCACTAAGCCAGCTATTCGCAGGCTTGCTCGTAGGGGTGGTGTGAAGCGTATCTCCGGTCTGATCTATGAGGAGACCCGTGGAGTGCTGAAGATCTTTTTGGAGAATGTGATTCGTGATTCTGTAACTTACACTGAGCATGCCCGGAGAAAGACTGTTACTGCTATGGATGTTGTATATGCCCTTAAGAGACAGGGAAGGACTCTCTATGGATTCGGCGGCTAG